A genomic window from Lotus japonicus ecotype B-129 chromosome 1, LjGifu_v1.2 includes:
- the LOC130725391 gene encoding uncharacterized protein LOC130725391: MDRVIAFVYSRGRVFNGNQGVIFEGQTRSMHLKCNITFDRLKSKIHERLKLQRNQIISRVICRFMTNSNPIFFSPLELVDNQDVSVMMDGFRQQSFMTTLELYVDIAEAGSSSIPASTNPISAQQTFAHEVGGSRGVEEVVHLGDDTVNLDDDYDYHDTDNVDGEEIVSSDDHDEDERLGDRGDSSDSDEGGFDGNPGPPIGLPTPVNVSPETHGVPTPFWNESPHYSYINWEHPDEETDFYTGGDDQTSWQLDMVRTHPIVPVSLIQERITGVLKYKVSYFKAWKAKQRTVAQIFGDWEESYDLLPRWLNYMLRFSPGSYYAISTSDIIDCNGNVVVGSKTFKRMFWTFKQCCDAFEYCKPVIQIDGTWLYDKYSGTLLIATTQDGNNNVLPIAFAIVEGENLSSWSWFLRLIRMKVTQKQGICLISDRHAGIKAAVRNPANGWQPPNAYHVYCIRHIASNFNRTFKNQKHKLDLINMGYEPCPYLFQRQLRRFRGISPAIRDWIDRIDNQTWSRACDEGGRRYGHMTTNLFEAVNKVLKGARNMPITALVKCTYGRMVDYFVQRGQAAAREKAAGHIFGKKVIVAIEKNVLLASAHIVRTYSIDRTRFEVEEGFNQRRHRNGYVWSLRLDNRTCECGRFQTFKYPCDHAIAACMHQSLDYWSLVDPVYTLQSILDAYQGQWYPIGNDLNMPPREGDRIVPDPSTARAKGRPRSTRIRNEMDLTEPQSSRRSVSLQR, translated from the exons ATGGATAGGGTCATTGCTTTTGTGTATTCTAGAGGTAGAGTTTTCAATGGCAATCAAGGTGTCATTTTTGAAGGTCAAACAAGGTCCATGCATCTTAAATGCAACATCACATTCGACCGCTTGAAGAGTAAAATCCATGAGAGGTTGAAGCTCCAAAGAAACCAAATAATTTCTAGAGTCATTTGCAGATTTATGACTAACTCAAATCCGATCTTTTTTTCACCTCTTGAGCTAGTTGATAATCAAGACGTGAGTGTCATGATGGATGGATTTCGTCAACAGTCTTTCATGACAACGCTAGAGTTATACGTTGATATTGCTGAAGCTGGAAGTTCATCAATACCGGCCTCAACCAATCCGATAAGTGCGCAGCAGACATTCGCTCATGAAGTCGGTGGTAGCCGTGGCGTTGAGGAGGTTGTTCATTTGGGTGATGACACAGTGAATTTGGATGATGATTATGACTACCATGACACTGATAATGTGGATGGTGAGGAGATTGTATCTTCAGATgatcatgatgaagatgaaagattggGTGACAGAGGTGACTCGTCTGACTCGGACGAGGGTGGCTTTGACGGCAATCCCGGACCTCCTATTGGATTACCGACGCCGGTGAATGTTTCTCCCGAAACGCATG GCGTCCCAACCCCATTTTGGAATGAGTCTCCACACTATTCATATATTAACTGGGAACACCCCGATGAAGAGACAGATTTCTATACTGGCGGGGATGATCAGACATCGTGGCAGCTAG ATATGGTACGTACCCATCCTATTGTACCTGTTTCTCTTATTCAAGAGAGGATCACTGGTGTGCTCAAGTATAAAGTATCATACTTTAAAGCCTGGAAAGCGAAGCAGAGAACGGTTGCACAGATCTTTGGTGACTGGGAAGAGTCATATGACTTGCTCCCTAGATGGCTGAATTATATGCTTCGGTTTTCCCCTGGGTCCTATTACGCAATATCCACAAGTGACATTATCGACTGTAATGGTAATGTAGTTGTTGGTTCAAAGACATTTAAACGTATGTTTTGGACCTTCAAACAATGTTGTGATGCTTTCGAGTACTGCAAGCCTGTGATACAGATTGATGGGACATGGCTCTACGACAAGTATAGTGGAACTTTACTCATCGCAACAACACAGGACGGGAACAACAATGTTTTGCCAATTGCATTTGCAATTGTCGAGGGGGAAAATCTGAGCTCCTGGTCATGGTTTTTACGCTTGATACGTATGAAGGTCACCCAAAAACAGGGTATATGTTTGATATCTGACAGACACGCTGGCATCAAGGCGGCAGTACGCAATCCCGCTAACGGGTGGCAACCACCAAATGCTTATCATGTTTACTGCATCCGCCACATTGCCAGCAATTTTAATCGTACATTCAAGAATCAGAAGCACAAGCTTGACCTGATCAATATGG GTTACGAGCCTTGTCCATATCTTTTTCAGAGACAACTCCGCCGGTTTCGAGGAATAAGTCCAGCTATCAGAGATTGGATTGACCGCATCGACAATCAGACATGGAGTCGAGCATGCGATGAGGGTGGGCGTCGATACGGCCATATGACAACAAACTTATTTGAGGCCGTTAACAAAGTGTTGAAGGGTGCAAGAAACATGCCTATAACTGCATTGGTGAAATGCACGTACGGGAGGATGGTGGATTACTTTGTTCAGAGAGGTCAGGCAGCAGCTCGTGAAAAGGCCGCTGGCCACATATTCGGTAAAAAGGTCATTGTAGCCATAGAAAAGAATGTTCTACTCGCAAGTGCTCATATCGTGCGCACGTACAGCATCGATAGGACAAGGTTTGAGGTGGAGGAAGGTTTTAACCAGCGAAGGCATCGCAATGGGTATGTATGGTCTCTGCGGTTGGACAATAGAACATGTGAATGTGGGCGCTTTCAAACATTCAAGTATCCATGTGACCACGCAATTGCTGCATGTATGCATCAAAGTTTAGACTATTGGAGTTTGGTGGACCCTGTTTATACGCTTCAGAGCATATTGGACGCGTATCAAGGACAGTGGTATCCCATTGGCAATGATCTGAACATGCCACCAAGGGAAGGGGATCGAATTGTTCCAGATCCGTCCACGGCTAGGGCGAAGGGTCGTCCTAGGTCAACTCGAATAAGAAATGAGATGGACTTGACGGAGCCTCAATCGAGTCGAAGATCTGTTTCGCTACAGAgatag
- the LOC130725396 gene encoding uncharacterized protein LOC130725396, giving the protein MAEENSDALNPNLDRGPRSHPTTRSTSARTIPIFEEISRLGANRRTRWNWEGFLNRSTGIHVQVPHELVHVHQPIPPNPHNSSTESNHLYANSNSGGALQAGEGGVATETSKEKDDVAKGSCNGRDLFKCYICFDVANDPIVTSCGHLFCWPCIYQWLNVQSNSNKCPVCKGKVNVKNVTPIYGGGNNSHVSEAKDSDPKIPARPQGRRANNLNQTFERDPFSILMEMMVQCVGNSVGLTQDPFRPYNPENARPEQVEIEIITSLLRRLEASQDTWIKMIYMGPRDDVVGLVNNNVVRGSSNQEHTPLVDDASRTHNLVQPNEPNNARHEQDEVTTSLLRMFMTSRGMRVELDFVEPQNEVVGLLHNNVGRGGRNQGHQPHVGDASRVPDVDSGDYRALRRRRLN; this is encoded by the coding sequence ATGGCGGAGGAGAATTCTGATGCTTTGAACCCTAATTTGGATCGTGGTCCAAGATCTCATCCAACAACTAGGTCCACGTCCGCTAGAACAATTCCGATATTCGAAGAAATCTCGAGGCTCGGAGCAAATCGACGTACAAGATGGAATTGGGAGGGTTTTCTTAACCGTTCAACTGGAATTCATGTTCAGGTTCCACATGAACTGGTTCATGTTCATCAACCTATTCCACCTAATCCACACAACTCCTCCACGGAATCAAACCATCTTTATGCCAATTCCAATAGCGGAGGTGCATTGCAGGCTGGAGAAGGAGGTGTTGCGACCGAGACATCGAAAGAGAAGGATGATGTTGCAAAGGGCAGTTGCAACGGTAGAGACCTTTTTAAGTGTTATATTTGTTTTGACGTGGCCAATGACCCTATTGTGACTTCTTGTGGCCATTTATTTTGTTGGCCATGCATATATCAATGGTTGAATGTGCAGTCAAATTCTAATAAGTGTCCTGTTTGCAAGGGTAAGGTGAATGTTAAGAATGTTACTCCAATATATGGAGGTGGAAACAACTCTCATGTAAGTGAAGCAAAGGATTCTGATCCTAAAATACCTGCTAGGCCCCAAGGAAGGCGTGCTAATAATTTGAACCAAACCTTTGAGAGAGATCCATTTTCAATCCTTATGGAAATGATGGTTCAATGTGTTGGAAACTCAGTTGGTCTTACTCAAGATCCATTTCGGCCATATAATCCAGAAAATGCTCGTCCTGAACAAGTTGAGATTGAGATTATCACTTCGTTATTGAGAAGGCTAGAGGCATCACAAGACACGTGGATTAAGATGATTTACATGGGACCCCGAGATGATGTGGTGGGTTTGGTGAATAACAATGTTGTTAGAGGTTCTAGTAACCAAGAACATACTCCTCTTGTTGATGATGCTTCAAGAACACATAATTTAGTTCAGCCGAATGAACCAAACAATGCTCGTCATGAACAAGATGAAGTTACCACTTCCTTGCTGAGAATGTTCATGACATCTCGAGGCATGAGGGTAGAGCTGGATTTTGTagaacctcaaaatgaggtggtgGGTTTGTTGCATAACAATGTTGGAAGAGGTGGAAGAAACCAAGGACATCAACCCCATGTTGGTGATGCTTCAAGAGTACCTGATGTCGATAGTGGAGATTATCGAGCTCTAAGGCGTAGACGTTTGAATTGA
- the LOC130730710 gene encoding uncharacterized protein LOC130730710 — MGGESHFSGGSSVSSGYGRRRNVVLCKCGEVAPVVTTWTNENGNIGRRFYGCGRFKEQNRRHCDFFQWYDELEGNPRDKKIIAGLLRRVDEMKKNQAMLITCCMLGWSVAVFLLIVCAILMVKMMK; from the exons ATGGGTGGGGAAAGCCATTTCTCTGGAGGGAGCTCTGTTTCCAGTGGCTACGGTCGAAGGAGGAACGTTGTTTTGTGCAAGTGTGGAGAAGTTGCCCCGGTTGTGACTACTTGGACGAACGAGAACGGAAATATTGGTAGGCGGTTCTATGGATGTGGCAGGTTTAAG GAACAGAACAGGAGGCACTGTGATTTCTTCCAGTGGTATGATGAGTTGGAGGGTAACCCGCGTGACAAGAAAATAATTGCAGGCTTGTTGCGTAGAGTAGATGAGATGAAGAAGAACCAAGCAATGTTGATCACGTGTTGTATGCTGGGATGGTCTGTAGCTGTGTTCCTGTTGATTGTATGTGCAATTctaatggtgaaaatgatgaaGTAG
- the LOC130730709 gene encoding uncharacterized protein LOC130730709 yields MDEINSIDVGKVVRGLGYLNFNVWYKDPGLGFEIGCKPFKDDRDVCAFLNDVSGYDVVNFYVEHIVEEEPEFVEPPPFLEFTQPTVEGEKDSEVLCEGQPTVEGHATGIDIDVDIIQVGQCSVEREKQADTSVVGGESDKEGEAFNAGQGSGEGNKDGDAVIVEEEEVVAGDKEGEKKKSKKKEKKKGKKKDKNKSKKKDKNKGKKKEKKKGKKKDKKTEQEGGVESLVSESQSESESESAVSDVSLDDSDFDERWDWRTVLEVEGDERHPDSTSEEDDDAFVNEVDFDNEDGSSDELESPPDTDDEHYQPQKKYPRFKLGPEGTEVKFEVGQKFEASQVFKTAIREYALQRRKNLIIEKSDSKRVVVKCEGECTFYCRLSKYKQNNFWQIVSLVDEHTCYRTAKNRHARPQILAKKLLPTIRHNPGLKCKSVIAEGQIRWGVVLNRFQASRVKAAAKKMIDGAEKDQYTNLRSYADELLRSNPQSTVIIKSSLGANGPVFERMYVCFAACRLAFAHHCRPLIGLDGCFLKGVYGGQLLSAVGKDGNNQLFPIAFAIVEAETRDSWEWFVALLLEDLNLVKQQRWAFISDQQKGLVPTLQSLAGDVEHRVCVKHVYGNWRKKYPGMEMKGALWAAARACTVPQFDRAMEKLKEMNEQAWMDLCQIPAKQWSRAHFSTNSLCDLQVNNMCEAFNMAILEHRDKPIISLVEGLKRYITSRIVKQRQLMMKYRGNIAPMIQQKLEDNKREAESWHPEWNGDTEYSKFEVSSGPFLKYGVEIKDNHCACRKWDLTGIPCCHAIACMWYNRTYPENFVHNYYKRDTFLATYSYIILPNNGPKLWTKSNLPPIQPPYVRRAPGRPKKLRNKKNDEPRNPYKIPRNQTKVKCSRCRQWGHNVRTCGGKTGADRDIEKGGNKKNPKKVHPGQASGSGTIPVTRSSSAAARAGKGPQKPQYKPAAKRKRKAPDAITTQTAPQPASQPASQPSSLPASQPASQPSSGHGSTITATLPPSGATTRRRKRPRVVVGTQESTS; encoded by the exons ATGGATGAGATTAATTCAATTGATGTAGGCAAGGTTGTCAGAGGCTTAGGATATTTGAACTTTAATGTGTGGTACAAAGACCCTGGCCTTGGGTTTGAGATAGGCTGCAAGCCTTTCAAAGATGATAGAGATGTATGTGCCTTTCTGAATGATGTGAGTGGCTATGATGTTGTCAACTTCTATGTTGAGCATATAGTAGAGGAAGAGCCTGAGTTTGTTGAACCTCCACCATTTCTTGAATTTACACAGCCTACTGTTGAGGGGGAGAAAGATAGTGAAGTCTTGTGTGAAGGGCAGCCTACTGTTGAGGGACATGCTACTGGCATAGACATTGATGTTGACATAATACAAGTGGGACAGTGTAGTGTTGAGAGGGAGAAACAGGCTGATACAAGTGTTGTTGGTGGGGAGAGTGATAAGGAGGGTGAAGCATTTAATGCAGGACAGGGCAGTGGGGAGGGTAATAAAGATGGTGATGCAGTTATTGTTGAGGAAGAGGAGGTAGTTGCTGGAGACAAGGAAGGGGAGAAAAAGAAGagtaaaaagaaggaaaagaagaagggtaaaaagaaggacaagaataagagtaaaaagaaggacaagaataagggtaaaaagaaggaaaagaagaagggTAAAAAGAAGGACAAAAAGACAGAGCAGGAGGGGGGTGTTGAGAGTTTAGTGAGTGAGAGTCAAAGTGAATCTGAATCTGAGAGTGCAGTGAGTGATGTGAGTCTAGATGACAGTGATTTTGATGAGAGGTGGGACTGGAGGACAGTTTTAGAGGTTGAAGGAGATGAGAGGCATCCAGATAGTacctcagaggaagatgatgatgcatTTGTCAATGAAGTAGATTTTGACAATGAAGATGGTTCATCTGATGAGTTGGAATCTCCACCAGACACAGATGATGAGCATTACCAACCACAGAAGAAGTACCCAAGATTCAAGTTGGGTCCAGAAGGCACAGAAGTAAAATTTGAAGTTGGTCAG AAATTTGAAGCATCTCAAGTATTTAAGACAGCCATCAGAGAATATGCTCTTCAGAGGAGGAAGAATTTGATAATTGAGAAGAGTGATAGTAAGAGAGTGGTTGTCAAGTGTGAGGGAGAGTGCACATTCTACTGCAGGTTGTCCAAGTATAAGCAGAATAACTTCTGGCAGATTGTGAGTCTTGTAGATGAACACACATGCTATAGGACAGCAAAGAATAGACATGCCAGGCCACAAATCCTTGCTAAGAAGTTGCTTCCAACTATAAGACATAATCCTGGATTGAAATGCAAGTCAGTGATAGCTGAGGGGCAGATAAGGTGGGGTGTTGTCCTTAATAGGTTTCAAGCATCCAGAGTTAAGGCAGCTGCAAAGAAGATGATTGATGGGGCAGAAAAGGACCAATACACTAATCTCAGGAGCTATGCTGATGAGCTTCTTAGAAGCAATCCACAAAGCACAGTCATCATCAAGAGCTCTCTTGGAGCAAATGGTCCTGTTTTTGAAAGGATGTATGTTTGTTTTGCTGCTTGCAGGCTGGCATTTGCACATCATTGTAGGCCACTGATTGGACTGGATGGCTGTTTTCTGAAAGGTGTGTATGGAGGGCAGCTCCTTTCAGCTGTTGGAAAGGATGGGAACAACCAGCTGTTCCCCATTGCATTTGCCATTGTTGAAGCTGAGACCAGAGACTCCTGGGAGTGGTTTGTAGCTTTATTGCTTGAAGACCTGAACTTGGTAAAGCAACAGAGATGGGCATTTATTTCAGATCAACAGAAG GGTCTAGTTCCCACTTTACAGTCATTAGCAGGTGATGTGGAGCATAGGGTTTGTGTGAAACATGTGTATGGTAATTGGAGGAAGAAATACCCAGGAATGGAAATGAAAGGTGCTTTGTGGGCTGCTGCAAGAGCATGCACTGTTCCACAATTTGATAGGGCTATGGAGAAGCTGAAGGAGATGAATGAACAAGCATGGATGGACCTCTGTCAGATACCTGCCAAGCAATGGTCAAGGGCCCATTTCAGCACTAATTCTCTGTGTGACCTACAAGTGAACAATATGTGTGAGGCTTTCAACATGGCCATTCTAGAACATAGAGACAAGCCAATCATTTCACTGGTTGAAGGATTGAAGCGCTATATCACCTCCAGGATTGTGAAGCAAAGACAATTAATGATGAAATATAGAGGGAATATAGCTCCTATGATTCAACAAAAATTAGAGGATAACAAGAGAGAAGCAGAAAGTTGGCATCCTGAATGGAATGGGGACACCGAATACTCTAAATTTGAGGTTTCAAGTGGTCCATTTTTGAAGTATGGTGTGGAGATCAAAGACAACCATTGTGCTTGCAGAAAATGGGACTTGACAGGTATCCCATGCTGTCATGCAATTGCTTGTATGTGGTATAATCGCACCTACCCTGAAAACTTTGTGCACAACTACTACAA GAGGGATACATTTCTAGCAACATATTCCTACATCATTTTACCTAACAATGGCCCAAAATTGTGGACTAAAAGCAATCTTCCACCAATTCAACCACCATATGTAAGGAGGGCACCTGGGAGGCCAAAGAAACTAAGGAACAAGAAAAATGATGAACCAAGAAACCCTTACAAGATTCCAAGAAATCAAACAAAAGTGAAGTGCTCCAGATGTAGACAATGGGGGCATAATGTGAGGACATGTGGAGGTAAAACTGGTGCTGATAGGGACATAGAAAAGGGGGGCAACAAG AAAAATCCAAAGAAGGTCCACCCTGGCCAGGCTTCTGGAAGTGGAACAATTCCTGTAACAAGAAGTTCATCTGCTGCTGCAAGGGCTGGAAAAGGGCCTCAGAAACCTCAGTACAAACCTGCTGCAAAAAGAAAGAGGAAGGCTCCTGATGCAATTACAACCCAAACTGCTCCACAGCCAGCTTCCCAACCAGCTTCCCAACCATCTTCTCTGCCAGCTTCACAGCCAGCTTCACAGCCCTCATCAGGTCATGGGAGCACAATAACAGCTACACTACCTCCATCTGGTGCAaccacaagaagaagaaagagaccaAGAGTTGTAGTTGGAACTCAAGAGAGCACTAGTTGA
- the LOC130730711 gene encoding peroxidase A2-like, with product MLGSTPCNSLLITPIFTTLLIILLYPSNAQLSSTFYSSTCPSVSSIVRSVVQQALQSDSRIGASLTRLHFHDCFVNGCDGSILLDQGVNITLSEKNATPNNNSARGFDVVDNIKTSVENSCPGVVSCADILALAAQASVALAGGPSWNVLVGRRDGVMANQSGANASIPTPFESLAIISAKFAAVGLNITDLVALSGAHTFGRAQCRFFNQRLFNFSGTGSPDPTLSSTYLATLQQNCPQNGSGTTLNNLDPSSADAFDNNYFKNLLNNKGLLQSDQELFSTNGSATISIVNNFATNQTAFFEAFAQSMINMGNVSPLTGNQGEIRSNCRKVNGS from the exons ATGCTTGGTTCTACTCCTTGTAATTCCCTTCTCATCACTCCCATTTTCACAACATTACTAATTATCCTTCTTTATCCATCAAATGCTCAATTGAGTTCAACCTTCTACTCCAGCACCTGCCCCAGTGTGTCCTCCATCGTTAGAAGTGTTGTTCAGCAGGCTCTGCAATCTGATTCTCGCATTGGCGCGAGCCTAACTCGTCTTCATTTTCATGATTGCTTTGTTAAT GGATGTGATGGATCAATTTTGTTGGATCAGGGTGTCAACATAACACTGAGCGAGAAAAATGCTACTCCCAACAATAACTCCGCTCGTGGCTTTGATGTAGTTGATAACATCAAGACCTCTGTTGAGAATTCATGCCCTGGTGTTGTATCTTGTGCTGATATTCTTGCCCTCGCTGCTCAAGCTTCTGTGGCTTTG GCAGGTGGTCCTTCATGGAACGTACTAGTTGGAAGAAGGGATGGTGTGATGGCAAACCAATCTGGTGCCAACGCCTCCATTCCCACTCCATTTGAAAGCCTAGCTATCATCTCAGCCAAATTTGCTGCTGTTGGCCTAAACATAACTGATCTTGTCGCCCTATCCG GTGCACATACATTTGGCCGTGCACAATGTCGATTCTTCAACCAGAGGCTGTTCAACTTCAGTGGCACCGGCAGCCCTGACCCGACGCTGAGCTCAACCTATCTAGCCACCCTGCAGCAAAACTGTCCACAAAATGGAAGTGGAACCACTTTGAACAACCTTGACCCTTCATCCGCCGATGCTTTTGACAACAACTACTTCAAAAATCTGCTCAACAATAAGGGTCTTCTTCAATCAGATCAAGAACTGTTCTCCACTAATGGCTCTGCTACAATCTCCATTGTAAACAACTTTGCTACCAACCAAACTGCATTCTTCGAAGCCTTTGCTCAGTCCATGATCAACATGGGTAATGTTAGCCCATTGACAGGGAATCAGGGAGAAATCAGATCCAATTGTAGGAAAGTCAATGGAAGTTAA